Sequence from the Halobaculum rubrum genome:
GGCGAACGACCGAACTGCCGAAGGAGGACCGAGCGGGCTCGACCGGATCCGCGAGCGAACGCGAGCGACCGTGCGGTTCGTGGCCGACGTGCTGCGTGGCCACGCCCGGAGTCGGCACCTCGACAACCGCGAGAAGTGACTCACGGAGACGACGGCGAAGCGGCCCGCGAAAGCGGGTCGTGAGAAGTGACGGGGTCGCGCGGTGGATCTGCTTGTATCTCCGATCTTACATGTCGTTCCAGGCGTTGAGCGCGCGCCCGTACCCGGAGACGTCGGCGATCCAGCGGCTCGCGACCGCTTTCTTCAGCGCCTTGGCGGCCGGGCCGCCGAAGGTGTTGATCGGGAACTCGACGCCGCCGCCCTTCACGTCGTGGGCGACCGCCTCCTCGCCGACGGAGATGAGCGTCCCCTTGTCCTCGTGGCGCCACGACTTCAGCGGCGCGCCGCGCACGGCGCGTGCGAGGTTCTCGCCGGCGACCTCCGCGGCCTGCCAGGCGGCCTGCGCGGTCGGCGGGGCGACGTCGTCGTCGCCCTGGTCGACGAGCGCGGTGTCGCCGATGGCGAACACGCGGTCGTCGCTCGTCTCGAACGTGGACTCGGCGTACACGCGGTTGGAGCGCTCGTCGGCATCGAGATGGAAGTCCTCGACCTCCGGCTGCCCCGTGATACCGCCGGTCCACAGCAGCACGTCGTACTCCATCACGAGGTCCTCGGAGAAGTCGATGTCCTCTTTTGCGGGCGCGTCGCCGTCGCCGTCCTCGCCGTAGTACTCCGCCTCGGCGCCGCCGAGATAGACCGCGTGCTCGTCGACCTTCGAGATGAACTCGCCCGTCGAGACGGCGATGTCCTTCCCGTCGAGGCGCTTCCGGATGGCCCCCTGCACCTCGGGGTCGTTGTTCGGGAACACGGAGTCGAGCCCCTCGACGATCTCGATGTCGATTGGGGCCTTGTGGTCGTCGCGGTACTCGGCGATCTCGCCGGCCGACTGGATCCCCGAGAGGCCGGCGCCCCCGACCAGCACTTTCGCGGGCTCGGTCGTCGTCGCCTCCTGCCCGGCGGTCTTGACGGCCTGGTGGATCTCGCGGGCGTCGTCGAGCGTCTTGAGGGTGAGCGCGTGCTCACGAAGCCCGTCGATCCCGAAGAACGCCGTCGCCGAGCCGACGGCGACGAGGAGGTAGTCGTACTCGATCTCGTCGCCGTCGCGAGTGTGGACCACGCGCTCATCGGCGTCGACCTCGGTGACGCGGCCCCGAACGAACTCCGTGTCGTCGCCTTTGATCTCCTCGACCGGGATGGCGACCTTGGACTCGACCTCCGGCTTGCGGATGACCCGATGGGCCTCGTGGAGCACGAGGTGGTAGTCGGTGTCCGACACCCACGTCAACTCGGCCTCGTTCGGTTCGATCGCGTCCTCGAACGCTTTCACCGTCCCGGCGCCGGCGTACCCGGCTCCGACGACGACGACCTGCTGGCTCATGAAGACGTGTTCCCGGGCGGAGGATAAATGCGTGTTGAAACCGCCAGCAACGGGCGATTCCGGCGGCCGAGACGGGTCGGTGTCCCGGCTACTCCAGGGACAGGCCGGCGTGCCAGCGGTCGACGCCCGCCTCCCGTTTCACCTCGTCCATCCGCGCGAGCAACGCGGCGGCGAGGCTGGCGCACTCGGCCGCCCGCGACTCCCCCTCGGTGCGGAACTCCCCGGTGACACGGTTGGCGTACACCGCGCAGACGGCGCCGGCACGGAGGCCGTACACGTTCGCGATGGTGAGGATCGAGGCGGCCTCCATCTCGATGTTCTTCACGTTCGCCTCGCGCAGTTCGTCGACGAGCGCGTCGCTGCCGGCGGCCTCGAACCCCTCGAACCCGGAGCGGCCCTGCCCGGCGTAGAAGGAGTCGGCCGACATGGTGATCCCCACGTGGTAGTCGTATCCGAGGCGATCGGCGGCGGCGACGAGCGCGGAGACGACCTCGTGGTCGGCGGCGGCGGGGTAGTCCTCGCGGACGTACTCCTTGCTCGTTCCCTCCTGGCGGACCGCGCCGGACGTGATCACCAGGTCGCCAACCTCCATTCCCTCCTGGATGGCGCCGCAGGAGCCGACGCGGATGAACGTGTCGGCGCCGACGCGAGCCAACTCCTCGACGGCGATCGCCGCCGAGGGGGAGCCGATCCCGGTGGAGGTGACCGAGAGGGACTCGCCGTCGTAGGCTCCGGTGGCCGTGCGGTACTCCCGGTGGGAGGCCTTCTCGTCGTAGTCGTCCCACAGCGCTGTTACCTTGTCGACACGCCCGGGGTTGCCCGGGAGGAGGACCGTCTCGGCCACGTCGTCGGGACCCACCTCGATGTGGTACTGAACCTCCGCGTTCGGGTCCTCGCTGTCGTCGCTGGGGTCGCGATCGCTCATGTCCCCGCACTTCTTCGAGCGCCCTTGTAAGTCCGCCCGTTTCTCCGGTTCCGTCAGTCGGTTCGCGTGGCGACTCCCCCTGCCGGATCCGGTCCCCGGCGTCGCCCGCCGGCTCCCGTCGGTTTTTGTCCCGCGGGCGGAACCGAGGCGCATGGAGTTCCCCGACGCCGGCGACGACGGCTTCGACGCCGCCGACCCGGAGGCGGTCGGCCTCGACGCCGACGCCGTCCGCGACGCCGTCGAGTTCCACCTGACGACCGGTACGCCGCCCGAACAGGTCGCGTACGACTTCTCGAACCAGGAGCCGTGGGACGAGTCCGAGGGGGAGTTGGGGGACACGCTCGGGCCGATGCCCGACCGCCGCGGCGGACCCGCGGGACTGATCCTGAAGGAGGGCCGGCTCGTCGCCGAGTGGGGTGACACCCGCCGCGTCGACCACTCCTTTTCGGTCGCGAAATCGTTCCTCTCGATCGTCGCGGGCGCCGCGTGGGACCGCGGGCTGTTCGAACTGGACGAGCGCGTGGCCGACAGCGAGGGCCACGGTCCCGATTCGGGGTTCGGTTCGGCGCAGAACGCGCCGATCACCTGGCGCCACCTCCTGCAGCAGACCAGCGAGTGGGAGGGCACGCTGTTCGATCGCCCGGACAGCATCGACCGCAACCGCGGCGTCGGCAAGACCGGCGGTCCGGGCAAGGGCGAGCACCGCGACCTGGAGGATCCGGGCACCCACTGGGAGTACAACGACGTGCGGATCAACCGCCTCGCGCTGTCGCTGCTGCGCCTGTGGGCGAAGCCGCTCCCGCGCGTGCTCGCCCACGAGGTGCTGGATCCGGCCGGCGCGACCCGGACGTGGGAGTGGCACGGCTACCACAACTCCGACGTGCAGATCGAGGGACGAACGATGCAGTCTGTCTCCGGCGGCGGCCACTGGGGCGGCGGCTTCTGGGGCTCGGTGCGCGACCTCGCGCGGGCGGGTCACCTCCTGTTGAATCGAGGTCGGTGGGGGGATCAGCGACTGCTCTCCGAGGAGTGGGTCGAACACGCGACCGACCCCTGCGAGATGAACCCGAACTACGGCTTCCTGCTGTGGCTCAACACGGATCGAACGCTGTGGCCGTCGGCACCCGAGTCCGCGTACGCGATGCTCGGTCACGGACAGAACGTCGTCTGGGTCGACCCTGAGCACGACCTCGTGGTCGTCCTTCGGTGGCTCGCGCTATCGGACGACCGCGCCGGGCGCGAGGACCTCCCCAATCAGGACCGCTTCCTCCGGCGACTGCTCGCTGGTGTCTGACACGCCAGGCGCCGCGACGGCGGGGACTGATCGACTCCCCGAGGTCGTCGCGGACGGCAGGTACATACTTCTCGCGACCGTGATCCTGGCTATGACAGAGACTGCGACGTTCGGCGGCGGCTGCTTCTGGTGTATCGAGGCGGCGTTCGAGGAGATCGACGGCGTCGAGGACGTCACGTCCGGCTACGCCGGCGGGCACGCGGAGGACCCGTCGTACCGCGAGGTGTGCTCGGGCTCGACGGGACACGCGGAGGTCGTCCAGGTGACGTACGATCCGAGCGTCATCACCTACGAGGACCTGTTGGAGGTGTTCTTCACCGTCCACGACCCGACGCAGTTGAACCGGCAGGGACCGGACGTCGGGACCCAGTACCGGTCGATCGTGCTGTCTCACGACGACGACCAGCACGAGACCGCGGCGTCATACATCGAGGCGCTCGACGAGGAGGGCGGATACGAGGACGACGTGGTCACCGAACTGGAGCCGCTGGAGACGTTCTACCGCGCCGAGGAGAAACACCAGGACTACTTCGCGAAGAACCCCAACGACGCCTACTGCTCGATGCACGCCCAGCCCAAGATCGACAAGGTTCGCGAGACGTTCGCCGAGAAGATCGACGCGTAAGCCGCCGGGGACGACCGCGGGTCCGATCGCGGAGGCGTCGCCCACGCCTACGATCGGTTCGGCTCGACGCCCTCGAAGTACCGGTCGTAGTGGGCCGCACAACCGGGATTGAACGGGGCGTCACACGCCGGGCAGGCGAACTCGGCGTCGAGATACTCCTCGACCGACAGCGTCGACCCGCAGGCGCCACACAGCACCGCGGGCTCGCCGAACCGGTCGCGCGGCCACGGCTCGGGGTCGTGGTCCGCGACCGCGTCGTGACACTCGGCGCACGGAAAGAACCGCTCGCAACAGCCGAACCGTAAGGCGATCACGTCGGTCGGTCCGTCGTAGTGGACGCACCGAGTCTCCGGCCCGACGTCGACGCCGCGGACGGTCGTGCCATGGATGGCCTGTCGCACGCGGTACGACGGGGGCGGACGCGTCAAAATCGTTCCGTCACGGTCGCACCCGCGTCCCGGGTGGTGTCCCCTCGTCAGAGGTGACGCACCCCCAGTCGGGGCGCGTCTCCACGGTTATACGGCACGTTACAATGCCGCTCGCGACACGTTCAACAGTCGCTCGCGGCGGTGCGCCCCCCGCGCCGGCCGCGAGGACCCCCGGCGACCACCCCGCCGGTTCGGACCCGCCGACGGTCGCGACTGGCCCAGCATGGACACTACGGCAACGGACCCGGACCCTCCGTCCGGTCACCCATTTTTGCGGTGACGACGCCGTGACCCGGCCCCGTCGACGCTCGGAACGCACACGGTAGTCCCACCGCAGCGAACACGCCGGCCCCGTGGACGCACCGGAGGCCGCTCCAGATCCCGAGGATATACAGCTGATAACAATAGTCGAGTCGACCGTCGGGTAGACCACTCGCGGACGAGGTTCGTCGCCTCCCTCGACGCGAGTACCGGTCGAGCAGCGCTCGGCACCGGTGGAATCACGCGCCCGCCGACGCCGCTCGGACGGCTGCCGAACGCGCCCCCACGCCGACGGTTCGCCATCGCACCGCACTGACCCCGACCGCGCCTTCGGGCGTAGTCATCCGGTTTCGGCCCCACGGGTGGGCTCGACCCACCCACCCGGTTTTTCGCTCCGCCGGCGCCCGAACTCGACAGCGCCGGCCGAGTCGTCCGACAGCTTTGTCAGTGGCCCGCCGCCGATCGAATCCATGCCGGAACGAAGGGACCTCCCGCCGTCGCCGCCGGGGATCCCGGTGTTCGGAAACGCCGTGCAGTTCGTCCGCGACCCGTTCGGGTTCGTCCGCGAGTCGGCCCGGACGACGGGCGACGTGTTCCGGATGCGGTTTCCCGGGGCGGACGTGTACGTCCTCGCGCACCCCGATCACGTCGAGACGGCGCTGCTGGATCGCGAGTCGTTCGGAAAGCTCGACGACTTCTCGATCGCGTTCGGGGACGCGCTGCTCG
This genomic interval carries:
- a CDS encoding NAD(P)/FAD-dependent oxidoreductase, with the protein product MSQQVVVVGAGYAGAGTVKAFEDAIEPNEAELTWVSDTDYHLVLHEAHRVIRKPEVESKVAIPVEEIKGDDTEFVRGRVTEVDADERVVHTRDGDEIEYDYLLVAVGSATAFFGIDGLREHALTLKTLDDAREIHQAVKTAGQEATTTEPAKVLVGGAGLSGIQSAGEIAEYRDDHKAPIDIEIVEGLDSVFPNNDPEVQGAIRKRLDGKDIAVSTGEFISKVDEHAVYLGGAEAEYYGEDGDGDAPAKEDIDFSEDLVMEYDVLLWTGGITGQPEVEDFHLDADERSNRVYAESTFETSDDRVFAIGDTALVDQGDDDVAPPTAQAAWQAAEVAGENLARAVRGAPLKSWRHEDKGTLISVGEEAVAHDVKGGGVEFPINTFGGPAAKALKKAVASRWIADVSGYGRALNAWNDM
- a CDS encoding nucleoside phosphorylase, translating into MSDRDPSDDSEDPNAEVQYHIEVGPDDVAETVLLPGNPGRVDKVTALWDDYDEKASHREYRTATGAYDGESLSVTSTGIGSPSAAIAVEELARVGADTFIRVGSCGAIQEGMEVGDLVITSGAVRQEGTSKEYVREDYPAAADHEVVSALVAAADRLGYDYHVGITMSADSFYAGQGRSGFEGFEAAGSDALVDELREANVKNIEMEAASILTIANVYGLRAGAVCAVYANRVTGEFRTEGESRAAECASLAAALLARMDEVKREAGVDRWHAGLSLE
- a CDS encoding serine hydrolase domain-containing protein, with protein sequence MEFPDAGDDGFDAADPEAVGLDADAVRDAVEFHLTTGTPPEQVAYDFSNQEPWDESEGELGDTLGPMPDRRGGPAGLILKEGRLVAEWGDTRRVDHSFSVAKSFLSIVAGAAWDRGLFELDERVADSEGHGPDSGFGSAQNAPITWRHLLQQTSEWEGTLFDRPDSIDRNRGVGKTGGPGKGEHRDLEDPGTHWEYNDVRINRLALSLLRLWAKPLPRVLAHEVLDPAGATRTWEWHGYHNSDVQIEGRTMQSVSGGGHWGGGFWGSVRDLARAGHLLLNRGRWGDQRLLSEEWVEHATDPCEMNPNYGFLLWLNTDRTLWPSAPESAYAMLGHGQNVVWVDPEHDLVVVLRWLALSDDRAGREDLPNQDRFLRRLLAGV
- the msrA gene encoding peptide-methionine (S)-S-oxide reductase MsrA; the encoded protein is MAMTETATFGGGCFWCIEAAFEEIDGVEDVTSGYAGGHAEDPSYREVCSGSTGHAEVVQVTYDPSVITYEDLLEVFFTVHDPTQLNRQGPDVGTQYRSIVLSHDDDQHETAASYIEALDEEGGYEDDVVTELEPLETFYRAEEKHQDYFAKNPNDAYCSMHAQPKIDKVRETFAEKIDA
- a CDS encoding CHY zinc finger protein, with the protein product MRQAIHGTTVRGVDVGPETRCVHYDGPTDVIALRFGCCERFFPCAECHDAVADHDPEPWPRDRFGEPAVLCGACGSTLSVEEYLDAEFACPACDAPFNPGCAAHYDRYFEGVEPNRS